One window of the Desulfomonile tiedjei genome contains the following:
- a CDS encoding acyl-CoA dehydrogenase family protein yields the protein MDYSLSDEQTQIIEAARKFARKEFPKIARECDREEKFPREVWQKAGELGFMGIFIAPEHGGLGLGCLEHAMVMEEFWRVDPGVGNILLAVFGSEIVGEFGTAEQKNKYLTPIAEGRAIMGCAITEPNAGSDIFGVKTRAVKTEDGYVINGTKQFISNGSIADNLLVFCVTNPEARKPTERFSFLLVEKGRKGFTANKLKGKMGIRASDTAELAFDDVQVPAENLIGGKEGEGFTQVMHLFNINRVVAAAQGVGVAQGALDKAVAYIRERTQFGGPLASFQGLQFKVADMAARIESARSLYHKAAWLIDHGRIDRKIVSIAKLVAGETAVRVTDEALQLHGGYGYMDEYDVERFYRDAKIVEIYEGTKEIEKITIAREILGRT from the coding sequence ATGGACTACTCCCTCTCCGATGAGCAGACTCAAATTATCGAAGCCGCACGAAAATTCGCACGCAAAGAGTTCCCAAAGATCGCACGAGAATGCGACCGCGAAGAAAAATTTCCCAGAGAGGTCTGGCAAAAGGCCGGCGAACTAGGCTTTATGGGTATTTTCATCGCGCCGGAGCATGGAGGACTGGGGCTGGGATGCCTGGAGCATGCGATGGTCATGGAGGAGTTCTGGCGAGTGGATCCGGGCGTCGGCAACATTTTGTTGGCTGTCTTCGGATCGGAAATTGTCGGGGAGTTCGGCACTGCGGAACAGAAGAATAAATATCTCACTCCCATTGCAGAGGGCAGGGCCATCATGGGCTGTGCGATCACCGAACCCAATGCCGGCAGTGATATCTTCGGCGTCAAGACTCGCGCTGTGAAGACCGAGGACGGTTACGTAATCAACGGAACCAAGCAGTTCATCTCCAACGGCAGCATAGCTGACAACTTGCTGGTGTTCTGTGTCACAAACCCTGAAGCCCGGAAACCGACAGAGCGGTTCAGCTTTCTGTTGGTTGAAAAGGGCCGAAAGGGCTTCACTGCCAACAAGCTTAAAGGCAAGATGGGCATTCGAGCCTCCGACACTGCTGAACTCGCATTTGACGACGTGCAGGTGCCCGCGGAGAATCTGATCGGCGGAAAAGAAGGGGAGGGCTTCACTCAGGTCATGCACCTGTTCAACATTAATCGAGTAGTGGCAGCCGCGCAGGGAGTCGGCGTAGCCCAGGGCGCTCTGGACAAGGCCGTGGCATATATCCGGGAAAGGACCCAGTTTGGAGGGCCTCTGGCTTCGTTTCAAGGCCTTCAGTTCAAAGTTGCAGACATGGCCGCGAGAATAGAGAGCGCTCGTTCGCTTTACCACAAAGCCGCCTGGCTTATCGACCATGGCCGGATCGATCGCAAGATTGTTTCAATAGCGAAGCTCGTGGCCGGGGAAACCGCTGTGCGAGTGACTGACGAAGCTCTTCAACTCCACGGTGGATACGGATATATGGACGAATACGATGTGGAGCGGTTTTACAGGGACGCAAAAATTGTGGAAATATACGAGGGCACCAAAGAAATAGAGAAGATCACCATTGCCAGAGAAATCCTGGGAAGGACGTGA
- a CDS encoding TetR/AcrR family transcriptional regulator, translated as MKRIINTEQKIIQAALQIFVRKGYHGTSIGDITRKVGLTKGALYSHFSGKGELLLRIIDEYKSRFIGGMIEELERCSGNALDRIHRVFSFNSRFALENQDLCVFLTFLTTELNADVDFEPALKSVYVEYRKVISEVVRQGIRQGIFKKELDPEIAALTFIALHDGALHQWVLNRNSLDGELYVRTYREIFLHGLVKRELPA; from the coding sequence ATGAAACGAATTATCAACACCGAACAAAAGATCATTCAGGCTGCGCTCCAAATATTTGTCCGTAAGGGATATCACGGAACTTCCATCGGCGACATCACCCGGAAGGTTGGACTCACCAAAGGCGCCCTGTACTCACACTTCAGCGGAAAGGGCGAACTCCTGCTCAGGATTATTGATGAATACAAGTCTCGATTTATCGGTGGAATGATCGAAGAGCTGGAGCGCTGTTCAGGCAATGCCCTGGATCGTATTCATCGTGTTTTCAGCTTCAATTCGAGATTCGCGCTGGAAAATCAGGATCTGTGCGTGTTCTTGACCTTTCTCACCACTGAGCTGAACGCGGACGTGGATTTCGAACCCGCGCTCAAAAGCGTATATGTGGAATACAGGAAGGTCATAAGCGAGGTTGTCAGGCAGGGAATACGTCAGGGAATTTTCAAGAAGGAGCTTGACCCTGAAATCGCGGCGCTGACCTTTATTGCTCTGCATGACGGCGCGCTCCATCAATGGGTGCTCAACAGAAACAGTCTGGACGGAGAATTATACGTTCGGACGTATCGCGAGATCTTCTTGCACGGGCTTGTGAAACGTGAGCTTCCGGCGTGA